In a genomic window of Nocardia fluminea:
- a CDS encoding YybH family protein, producing the protein MTHTSSRHNPTVPLTADPRQHPTVFAARFNTGNSDVLAEVYTDDAVFVPEPGSEVTGPALRAASAEFLALGLPIRVSPRHTYVAGDIALLIVDWEIDGTGSNGEPIHLSGTATDVARRGADGYWRYVIDNPFGVA; encoded by the coding sequence ATGACCCATACGAGTTCTCGTCACAACCCCACTGTCCCCCTCACGGCCGACCCGAGACAACACCCCACGGTCTTCGCTGCCCGCTTCAACACCGGCAACTCGGATGTGCTCGCCGAGGTGTACACCGACGACGCCGTCTTCGTGCCGGAGCCGGGCAGCGAGGTCACCGGACCCGCTTTGCGAGCAGCCAGTGCCGAGTTCCTCGCACTCGGTCTGCCCATCCGAGTCAGCCCGCGCCACACCTACGTCGCAGGAGATATCGCGTTGCTCATCGTCGACTGGGAGATCGATGGCACAGGCTCGAACGGCGAGCCGATTCACCTATCGGGAACCGCCACTGACGTCGCCCGTCGCGGCGCCGACGGTTACTGGCGCTACGTCATAGACAATCCGTTCGGCGTCGCCTGA
- a CDS encoding TIGR03564 family F420-dependent LLM class oxidoreductase, protein MTLGIALAVENATNYVDDIVGQARHVAEQGVPAVWFGQRMDYDSPTLAAIVGREVPALQVGTSAIPVTGRHPLLISSQAQTAQAATHGRYHLGLAVGSTLSAGAFGQPFDRPITRLREFLTALRQLLDTGTANVHGELFTTTPALPTSVPGAEPRIPVLVAAMGPQALRVTGELADGTLPYLAGPKTLSEHIVPEITRATTTPPRIVAFVPAVVTADAEAARAKALQQLAFYEQIPSYRRVIELEGATRAADLALIGDEETVAAGIHRYFDAGATEVVLTTTDLTGPADHHRTIALLGELARR, encoded by the coding sequence ATGACCCTTGGAATCGCGCTTGCCGTCGAAAACGCCACCAACTATGTCGACGACATCGTCGGGCAAGCCCGGCACGTCGCCGAACAGGGCGTACCCGCGGTGTGGTTCGGGCAGCGAATGGACTACGACTCCCCGACACTCGCTGCGATCGTCGGGCGCGAGGTACCCGCGTTACAGGTCGGTACCTCCGCCATTCCGGTAACCGGGCGGCATCCACTGCTCATCTCGTCGCAGGCACAGACCGCCCAGGCCGCCACTCACGGCCGCTATCACCTCGGACTCGCGGTCGGCTCCACGTTGTCCGCCGGCGCCTTCGGCCAGCCGTTCGATCGGCCCATCACCCGGTTGCGCGAGTTCCTCACCGCGCTGCGGCAGCTACTCGACACCGGCACCGCCAACGTCCACGGCGAACTGTTCACCACCACCCCAGCGCTACCGACCTCGGTTCCCGGCGCCGAACCACGGATTCCAGTGCTGGTGGCTGCCATGGGTCCGCAAGCGCTGCGGGTGACCGGCGAACTCGCCGACGGAACCCTGCCCTACCTGGCCGGGCCCAAAACTCTGAGCGAACACATCGTTCCCGAAATCACCCGCGCGACAACCACTCCCCCGCGCATCGTCGCCTTCGTGCCCGCCGTCGTCACCGCCGATGCCGAGGCGGCCCGTGCGAAAGCGCTGCAGCAGTTGGCATTCTACGAACAGATCCCGTCCTATCGCCGAGTCATCGAACTCGAAGGAGCTACCAGAGCAGCCGATCTGGCACTGATCGGCGACGAGGAAACCGTCGCCGCGGGCATCCACCGCTACTTCGACGCAGGCGCCACCGAAGTCGTCCTCACCACCACCGACCTCACAGGCCCAGCCGACCACCATCGCACCATCGCCCTACTGGGCGAACTAGCCCGCCGATAA
- a CDS encoding VOC family protein produces the protein MLVGMKNRWVGITIDCADPKLLASFWSAILSIPTTAEHGDDPGWATVGSRSDDRPRLTFQRVAEPKIGKVRIHLDIEVDDIEDGRRLVENSGGRWSGERHDYEEGVVMVMRDPEDHEFCLVQYFR, from the coding sequence ATGCTGGTAGGCATGAAAAATCGATGGGTCGGGATCACGATCGACTGCGCGGACCCCAAGCTTCTGGCCTCGTTTTGGAGCGCGATCCTGAGTATCCCGACTACCGCCGAACACGGCGATGATCCGGGATGGGCAACCGTCGGCTCGCGCTCAGATGACAGACCGCGCTTGACCTTTCAACGAGTGGCCGAACCCAAGATCGGAAAGGTCCGCATCCACCTCGACATCGAGGTCGACGACATCGAAGACGGTCGCCGCCTGGTGGAGAACTCGGGAGGCCGCTGGTCCGGCGAGCGGCACGACTACGAGGAAGGAGTGGTCATGGTCATGCGTGATCCCGAGGACCACGAGTTCTGTCTGGTCCAATACTTCCGTTGA
- a CDS encoding esterase/lipase family protein: protein MFATKQRIRRTAMASALVAGLAVACGLASTSASAEPALSDLQTLADSVTTGLTPSADGRQPKAIVDSGSGAGSGSGSSGSGTVWGQSTAAAPTGEGPELTAPLAAFAYGLANPDVAPVGANKWDCKPSAAHPRPVVLLHGSWLNAFDTFSALSPQLSRAGFCVFALNFGRSGLIEGGGLGSVLPGRYGVGPIEDSSRQVADFIERVRTTTGADQVDIVGHSQGGTVANHYLKFEGGTDKVGKLVTFGATHHGTTLMGIAALGRAINNLGIDILGFYEPIIGIANIQQVIGSPFYDTLNAQGDTVRGVDYTAVGSRYDEVTNPYDLTFLKAGVGATVRNITLQEGCEQDLSDHLTIMYSPRAASITLNALDSVNHPKLDCTFNPWLIGGTGKL, encoded by the coding sequence ATGTTTGCAACGAAGCAACGAATTCGGCGGACTGCCATGGCGAGTGCGCTCGTCGCAGGTCTAGCGGTCGCGTGCGGGCTGGCTTCTACATCGGCGAGCGCGGAGCCTGCCCTCTCGGACCTGCAGACCCTTGCTGACTCGGTTACTACCGGTTTGACGCCTTCGGCCGATGGCAGGCAACCCAAGGCGATTGTCGACTCCGGTAGCGGCGCGGGTAGCGGTTCCGGCTCGTCGGGTAGCGGCACGGTATGGGGACAGAGCACGGCAGCTGCTCCCACGGGCGAAGGGCCGGAATTGACTGCGCCTTTGGCGGCGTTCGCATACGGGCTCGCCAATCCCGACGTCGCACCGGTCGGCGCCAACAAGTGGGATTGCAAGCCGAGCGCTGCGCATCCGCGTCCGGTGGTCTTGTTGCACGGCAGCTGGCTCAACGCCTTCGACACCTTCAGCGCCCTGTCGCCACAGTTGTCCCGCGCCGGGTTCTGCGTCTTCGCTCTCAACTTCGGTCGCTCCGGACTCATCGAGGGCGGCGGCCTGGGCAGCGTTCTTCCCGGCCGCTACGGCGTCGGTCCCATCGAAGACTCCTCACGTCAGGTCGCCGACTTCATCGAGCGTGTCCGTACCACTACTGGGGCGGACCAGGTCGACATCGTGGGTCACTCGCAAGGCGGCACAGTCGCGAACCACTATCTGAAATTCGAAGGGGGGACCGACAAAGTCGGCAAGCTGGTCACCTTCGGGGCAACTCACCACGGCACGACCCTCATGGGAATCGCCGCACTCGGCCGCGCCATCAACAACCTCGGAATCGACATCCTGGGCTTCTACGAACCGATCATCGGGATCGCCAACATTCAACAAGTCATCGGCTCCCCGTTCTACGACACGCTCAATGCGCAGGGCGATACCGTTCGCGGCGTCGACTACACGGCAGTCGGATCTCGCTACGACGAAGTTACCAACCCCTACGACCTGACCTTCCTCAAAGCCGGAGTGGGCGCGACCGTTCGCAATATCACTCTGCAAGAGGGTTGCGAACAGGACCTGTCCGACCACCTCACCATCATGTACTCGCCGCGTGCGGCATCCATCACTCTCAATGCCCTCGATTCCGTCAACCACCCGAAGCTGGACTGCACGTTCAACCCGTGGTTGATCGGTGGCACCGGCAAGCTGTGA
- a CDS encoding winged helix-turn-helix transcriptional regulator: MGHSDSQLGPRVGNQTVTDTVTDTVWDDELVPDERGRTSAPEPDCPVEVTLTAISGRWTTLVLRELMGGPLSFGELRDRLPSLSAKVLTDRLRDLEARGLIARRTHPGFPVRTSYTLTDLGRVLRPLLIELYRTGNTLAALRRSLPR, from the coding sequence ATGGGTCATAGCGACAGCCAACTCGGCCCGCGCGTAGGCAACCAAACGGTAACCGACACGGTAACCGACACAGTCTGGGACGACGAGCTGGTGCCCGACGAGCGCGGGCGAACCAGCGCACCGGAACCGGACTGCCCCGTCGAGGTCACGCTGACTGCCATCTCCGGCCGCTGGACAACCCTGGTCTTGCGCGAACTCATGGGTGGGCCGCTCTCGTTCGGCGAGTTACGGGACCGGTTGCCCTCGCTCAGCGCCAAAGTGCTGACCGACCGCCTTCGCGATCTCGAAGCCCGCGGGCTGATCGCGCGACGCACGCACCCCGGCTTCCCTGTACGCACGAGCTACACCCTCACCGACCTCGGCCGGGTACTGCGTCCACTCCTCATCGAGCTCTATCGGACCGGCAACACCTTGGCTGCTCTACGTCGATCGCTCCCCCGCTGA